The following are encoded together in the Flavobacterium sp. TR2 genome:
- a CDS encoding MATE family efflux transporter, whose translation MNLKQYTKEFSYNLRLAYPVILGMVGHTLIGIVDNIMVGKIGSTELAAVSLGNSMIFIAMSLGIGFSTAITPIVAEGDAEKNDTKIRSAFHHGLFLCTILGLVLFTVIMFAKPIMELLQQPADVIVLAKPYLGWVAFSLIPLVMYQGYKQFADGMSLTKYSMYAMVMANVLHVAINYVLIYGIWIFPKMGIIGAALGTVISRIFLVMFMHIMLSRRDDLKRFFKGFSFNEIKKATIKKIISIGFPSAMQMLFEVVLFTASIWLCGNIGKTSQAANQIALSLASMTFMFAMGLSVTSMVRVSNQRGLMDYKKLIVVARSIFLLAIILETVFAIFFIVFHDYLPYIFLNMENTGQILDNEEVIAIASKLLLIAAIFQISDGIQVVVLGALRGLQDVKIPMYITFVAYWVIGFPISYYLGEHTELKAQGVWVGLLAGLTAAAICLYVRFHYLTKRLVKNSDTE comes from the coding sequence GTGAATTTAAAGCAGTACACCAAAGAGTTTTCGTATAATTTAAGACTGGCATATCCTGTTATTTTAGGAATGGTCGGACATACCTTAATCGGTATTGTCGATAATATAATGGTTGGAAAAATTGGAAGCACAGAACTGGCGGCGGTTTCGCTTGGAAATAGTATGATTTTTATCGCAATGTCTTTAGGAATTGGCTTTTCTACAGCCATAACGCCAATTGTTGCTGAAGGTGATGCAGAAAAAAATGATACCAAAATTCGATCTGCTTTTCATCATGGTTTATTTCTATGCACCATTTTGGGACTCGTCCTTTTTACTGTAATCATGTTCGCCAAGCCAATTATGGAATTGCTGCAACAGCCGGCAGATGTTATTGTGCTTGCAAAACCATATTTAGGATGGGTAGCTTTTTCTCTAATTCCGCTGGTAATGTATCAAGGCTATAAACAGTTTGCAGACGGAATGTCGCTGACCAAATATTCGATGTATGCGATGGTCATGGCCAATGTACTTCACGTGGCTATAAACTATGTTTTAATCTATGGTATTTGGATTTTTCCAAAAATGGGAATTATAGGCGCCGCTCTAGGAACTGTGATTTCAAGAATATTTTTGGTAATGTTCATGCATATCATGCTTTCGCGAAGAGACGATTTAAAGCGCTTTTTTAAAGGCTTTAGTTTTAATGAAATAAAAAAGGCAACCATAAAAAAGATTATCAGCATCGGGTTTCCTTCTGCCATGCAGATGCTTTTTGAGGTAGTTTTATTTACGGCTTCAATTTGGCTTTGCGGTAATATCGGCAAAACGAGTCAGGCAGCAAATCAGATTGCTTTGAGTTTGGCGTCGATGACTTTTATGTTTGCAATGGGACTTAGCGTGACTTCGATGGTGCGTGTAAGCAATCAAAGAGGCCTGATGGATTATAAAAAACTAATTGTTGTAGCACGTTCAATCTTTTTGCTTGCCATAATTTTAGAAACCGTTTTTGCTATTTTCTTTATCGTTTTCCACGATTATCTGCCTTATATTTTCTTGAATATGGAAAATACAGGACAGATTTTGGATAATGAAGAAGTAATTGCCATTGCATCAAAACTGCTTTTAATTGCTGCCATTTTCCAGATTTCTGACGGAATTCAGGTTGTGGTTCTAGGAGCATTACGCGGATTGCAGGATGTAAAAATTCCAATGTACATTACTTTTGTAGCCTATTGGGTAATTGGTTTTCCTATTTCGTATTATTTAGGAGAACATACCGAATTGAAGGCTCAGGGGGTTTGGGTTGGACTTTTGGCAGGATTAACTGCGGCAGCGATCTGTTTGTATGTGCGCTTTCATTACTTAACAAAGAGATTAGTTAAAAATTCAGATACAGAATAA
- a CDS encoding NAD(P)-dependent oxidoreductase: MKIALIGATGFVGSAILNELADRKHEITAIARTPKDTANATWVAADIFNVDALAEILKGHDAVINAYNPGWTNPNIYDDFLAGSKAIQEAVKKSGVKRFITIGGAGSLYVAPDLQAVDTPDFPKEIFPGANAARHYLNIIKEEKDLDWAFFSPAFEMHAGTKTGRTGKYRLGLENPVFNDEQRSILSVEDLAVVIADEVETPKHHQVRFTAGY, translated from the coding sequence ATGAAAATCGCACTTATCGGAGCTACAGGATTTGTTGGCTCAGCAATTTTAAACGAATTAGCAGACAGAAAACATGAAATCACTGCTATTGCAAGAACTCCAAAAGACACAGCAAATGCAACGTGGGTTGCGGCAGATATTTTTAATGTTGATGCATTGGCAGAAATCTTAAAAGGCCACGATGCTGTAATCAATGCTTACAATCCAGGTTGGACAAATCCTAATATTTACGATGACTTTTTAGCAGGCTCTAAAGCTATTCAGGAAGCGGTTAAAAAATCGGGCGTTAAACGTTTTATCACTATCGGCGGCGCGGGAAGTTTGTACGTTGCACCAGATTTGCAAGCAGTTGACACGCCAGATTTTCCAAAAGAGATTTTTCCAGGCGCCAATGCTGCAAGACATTATTTAAATATCATCAAAGAAGAAAAAGATTTGGATTGGGCATTCTTTAGTCCCGCTTTCGAAATGCACGCTGGCACTAAAACAGGAAGAACAGGAAAATATCGTTTAGGTTTAGAAAATCCAGTTTTTAATGACGAACAGAGAAGCATTTTGTCTGTAGAAGATTTGGCCGTTGTTATTGCTGACGAAGTAGAAACTCCAAAACATCATCAGGTGAGATTTACAGCAGGTTACTAA
- a CDS encoding RrF2 family transcriptional regulator yields MISGKFAITIHILTLLHKFPNDYLSSEFIAGSINLNPVLVRKEIANLKSHHIVESKEGKNGGTKLAVNAAELTLKQIFEMTFETIGLGFAKNQPNPDCPVGKNINQHLEALYSEMNQKVSAQLEGISLEDFSNQF; encoded by the coding sequence ATGATTTCAGGTAAATTTGCCATAACGATTCACATTCTTACTCTGCTCCATAAATTCCCAAATGATTATTTGTCATCGGAGTTTATTGCGGGAAGTATTAATTTGAACCCTGTTTTGGTTCGAAAAGAAATTGCCAACTTAAAATCGCATCATATTGTAGAAAGTAAAGAAGGAAAAAATGGCGGTACAAAATTGGCGGTTAATGCTGCTGAACTGACTTTAAAACAAATATTCGAAATGACCTTTGAAACCATTGGTTTAGGTTTTGCAAAAAATCAGCCAAATCCTGATTGCCCTGTCGGAAAAAACATCAATCAGCATTTGGAAGCTTTATACAGCGAAATGAATCAAAAAGTCAGCGCACAGCTGGAGGGAATTTCATTGGAAGATTTTTCGAATCAATTTTAA
- a CDS encoding LTA synthase family protein, producing the protein MKKLSFLRPILNFIAIGLLITTLSRIFLFFLFKERVEQTPDFWYIFPIGLRMDLILLCYLSFLPAVLITFLPNKWLKFTNRFLVIYSFLFLFLILFVELASPDFVKQYDTRPNKIFLDYLIYPKEVVGMLLKSYLTSIIVTFLILGVVIYFAFKKGKKYFHTTSTEYKFKLMVFPLVAFLLFFGARSSLTSKRPINASNAVFSTDQLTNTLGLNSFYTVAFAAYSIKNEGNTKMYGKMDEAEAIARVKKYMIAGPNDFTDKDIPFLHIQQPDSVVQKPYNLVIFLQESLGAEYVGILGGKPLTPEFDKLSKEGTLFTNLYCTGTRSVRGIEAVVTGFLPSPSESVVKLGNSQQGFFTLADALKQKGYDTSFIYGGMANFDNMASFFNGNGFTDIVDQTDFESDGNKYAFKGTWGYSDEDLVTKANQYFKSKGDKPFFSLMFSTSNHEPFEYPAGRIKPYDKKPNTVNNAMKYADFSIGKFFEMAKKEPYFKNTIFIVIADHNTRTYGKNLVPINKFHIPAFIMGPGVQKGAVYDRLASQIDIPPTLLGYLGMPFETPMVGRNLTKLDPKVQGRSIMQFNDINAFRVENQVVIMQPNLKPLQFEIKNDTTLIPVKLNEDLAKDALAHVITAGNLYKESKYKLRPKK; encoded by the coding sequence ATGAAGAAATTATCTTTTTTAAGGCCGATCTTAAATTTTATAGCAATCGGATTGTTGATAACAACGCTAAGCCGAATTTTTTTATTTTTTCTTTTTAAAGAAAGAGTAGAGCAGACGCCAGACTTCTGGTATATTTTTCCAATCGGTCTCCGAATGGATTTGATATTGCTTTGCTACTTATCTTTTCTGCCGGCGGTTTTGATTACTTTTCTGCCGAATAAATGGTTAAAATTTACCAATAGATTTCTGGTAATCTATAGTTTTCTATTTCTGTTTTTGATTCTTTTTGTAGAATTGGCGTCGCCAGATTTTGTAAAACAATATGACACTCGTCCGAATAAGATTTTCTTAGACTATCTTATCTATCCAAAAGAAGTGGTTGGAATGCTTTTAAAAAGTTATCTGACTTCTATCATCGTGACATTTTTGATTTTGGGAGTTGTGATTTATTTTGCTTTCAAAAAAGGGAAAAAATATTTCCATACAACAAGCACAGAATACAAATTCAAATTGATGGTATTTCCATTAGTAGCTTTTTTACTGTTTTTTGGAGCACGTTCGAGTCTGACTTCAAAACGTCCTATTAATGCGAGTAATGCCGTTTTCTCAACAGATCAACTGACGAATACTTTGGGGTTAAATTCATTTTATACCGTTGCATTTGCGGCGTATTCCATCAAAAATGAAGGAAATACCAAAATGTATGGTAAAATGGATGAAGCCGAAGCAATTGCTCGCGTAAAAAAATACATGATCGCTGGACCAAATGATTTTACCGATAAGGATATTCCGTTTTTGCATATCCAGCAGCCAGATTCTGTTGTACAGAAACCGTACAATCTAGTTATCTTTTTGCAGGAAAGTCTAGGTGCAGAATATGTTGGAATTTTAGGGGGAAAACCATTGACTCCAGAATTTGATAAATTGTCTAAAGAAGGAACACTATTTACCAATTTATATTGTACAGGAACAAGAAGTGTCCGCGGAATTGAAGCTGTTGTTACCGGGTTTTTGCCTTCGCCATCAGAAAGCGTTGTAAAGCTTGGAAACTCGCAGCAAGGATTTTTTACTTTGGCAGATGCTTTAAAACAGAAAGGTTACGACACGAGTTTTATATATGGAGGAATGGCCAATTTTGATAATATGGCATCGTTTTTCAACGGAAATGGTTTTACAGACATTGTAGACCAAACCGATTTTGAGTCTGATGGAAACAAATATGCTTTCAAAGGAACTTGGGGCTATTCTGATGAAGATTTGGTAACCAAAGCCAATCAGTATTTCAAATCAAAAGGAGACAAACCGTTTTTCTCTTTAATGTTCTCGACTTCAAATCATGAGCCTTTCGAATATCCTGCTGGAAGAATTAAACCTTATGACAAAAAGCCTAATACGGTAAATAATGCAATGAAATATGCCGATTTCTCTATTGGTAAGTTCTTTGAAATGGCTAAAAAAGAACCTTATTTTAAAAATACGATTTTCATTGTAATTGCAGATCATAATACAAGAACGTACGGTAAAAATTTAGTGCCGATTAATAAATTCCATATTCCCGCATTCATCATGGGGCCAGGAGTTCAAAAAGGGGCTGTTTATGATAGATTGGCAAGCCAGATTGATATTCCGCCAACATTGTTGGGTTATTTGGGTATGCCTTTCGAAACGCCAATGGTAGGACGAAATCTGACTAAACTAGATCCGAAAGTGCAAGGAAGATCTATTATGCAGTTTAACGACATCAACGCATTTAGAGTAGAAAATCAAGTGGTGATTATGCAGCCAAATTTGAAACCGCTTCAATTTGAAATTAAAAATGATACCACTTTAATTCCTGTAAAACTGAACGAAGATTTAGCAAAAGATGCTCTAGCACACGTTATCACAGCAGGGAATTTGTATAAAGAAAGCAAGTATAAGCTTAGACCTAAGAAATAA
- the meaB gene encoding methylmalonyl Co-A mutase-associated GTPase MeaB, translating to MSDSNKKKSSLSEKAGISPPEITNVSAINQIKNKRRHQPTSQELIDGILAGNRTSLSRAITLIESTNSDHFEKAGEVIQGCLTHANKSIRIGITGVPGVGKSTFIEAFGKHLTQLGKKVAVLAVDPSSSLSHGSILGDKTRMEELVKDENAFIRPSASGETLGGVARKTRETIILCEAAGFDTIIIETVGVGQSETAVHSMVDFFLLLKISGAGDELQGIKRGIMEMADAIAINKADGDNVKKANQAKVEFNRALHLFPPKRSNWQPKVTTCSSMTKEGISEVWETISEYFEMMKETGFFQEKRNEQNNFWMMETINEQLKQNFYNQPEIISLLEERKKAVQNNEVSSFAAASELLKLYFEKRCKGSK from the coding sequence TTGTCAGATTCAAATAAAAAAAAAAGCAGCCTATCTGAAAAAGCTGGAATTTCACCTCCCGAAATCACCAATGTTTCGGCTATCAATCAAATTAAAAACAAACGCAGGCATCAACCTACTTCTCAAGAACTAATTGACGGTATTTTAGCAGGAAACAGAACTTCTCTCAGCCGCGCCATTACGTTAATCGAAAGCACCAATTCAGACCATTTTGAAAAAGCTGGCGAAGTGATTCAAGGCTGTTTGACTCATGCCAATAAATCAATTCGAATTGGAATTACAGGTGTTCCAGGAGTTGGGAAAAGTACTTTTATCGAGGCTTTTGGAAAACATCTGACCCAATTAGGGAAAAAAGTGGCAGTTTTGGCAGTTGATCCGAGCAGTTCGCTTTCGCATGGAAGTATTTTGGGAGATAAAACGCGAATGGAAGAATTGGTTAAAGATGAAAACGCTTTTATACGTCCAAGCGCTTCTGGAGAAACTTTAGGCGGTGTGGCACGAAAAACCAGAGAGACAATTATCCTTTGCGAAGCCGCAGGTTTTGACACTATTATCATTGAAACAGTTGGCGTAGGCCAAAGTGAGACTGCTGTTCACAGCATGGTCGATTTCTTTTTGCTTTTAAAGATTTCTGGCGCTGGCGACGAACTTCAGGGCATTAAACGCGGAATTATGGAAATGGCAGATGCCATCGCCATTAATAAAGCAGACGGCGATAATGTAAAAAAAGCAAATCAGGCGAAAGTAGAATTTAACCGCGCTTTGCATTTATTTCCTCCCAAAAGATCAAATTGGCAGCCCAAAGTAACCACCTGCAGCTCGATGACAAAAGAAGGAATTTCTGAAGTTTGGGAAACTATTTCTGAATATTTCGAAATGATGAAAGAAACAGGTTTTTTCCAAGAAAAAAGAAATGAACAAAACAATTTCTGGATGATGGAAACCATCAACGAGCAATTGAAACAAAATTTCTATAATCAGCCAGAAATTATTTCATTATTGGAAGAAAGAAAAAAAGCAGTGCAAAACAATGAAGTTTCATCTTTTGCAGCTGCTTCTGAGTTATTAAAATTGTATTTTGAAAAAAGGTGCAAAGGCTCAAAGTGA